A single Cellulomonas sp. SLBN-39 DNA region contains:
- a CDS encoding GNAT family N-acetyltransferase, whose product MSAPAPQTTLTWAAWDALTPRQAYEVLRLRVDVFVVEQECAYPELDGRDLEPSARHLLAVRDGAVVGTLRLLHDAARGDSPARARIGRVCVAASERGTGLASRMMAAAVEAGGAGEQVLDAQAHLEHWYARFGFRAASAPFHEDGIPHVTMTRPALEV is encoded by the coding sequence ATGAGCGCACCCGCACCGCAGACGACGTTGACCTGGGCCGCGTGGGACGCCCTGACGCCGCGCCAGGCGTACGAGGTGCTGCGGCTGCGGGTCGACGTGTTCGTGGTCGAGCAGGAGTGCGCATACCCCGAGCTCGACGGCCGTGACCTGGAGCCGTCGGCGCGCCACCTGCTGGCGGTGCGGGACGGCGCGGTCGTGGGGACGCTGCGGCTGCTGCACGATGCGGCACGCGGCGACTCCCCCGCTCGGGCGCGCATCGGTCGGGTCTGCGTCGCGGCGTCCGAGCGCGGCACGGGGCTGGCGTCGCGGATGATGGCGGCCGCCGTCGAGGCGGGCGGTGCGGGCGAGCAGGTGCTCGACGCGCAGGCGCACCTGGAGCACTGGTACGCCCGGTTCGGCTTCCGTGCCGCGTCCGCGCCGTTCCACGAGGACGGCATCCCCCACGTCACCATGACCCGCCCGGCGCTGGAGGTCTGA
- a CDS encoding DUF2867 domain-containing protein, whose protein sequence is MSPHPSAPRPSTGDTRRPAVRRPIPQDGLLAGALGRVDDGDVWETPLVADDSRAVDAWHAALVSATPGWVDRLMALRNRLVRMIGIDPVPNGSAGPEAGFPVLARTDDEILLGIDDVHLAFRDSIRVVEAAVRVGTVVEIRNGRGRASWAVVQRIHPLVVRALLRRVPAPVR, encoded by the coding sequence GTGTCGCCCCACCCCTCAGCGCCCCGCCCCTCCACGGGCGACACCCGGCGCCCGGCGGTCCGCCGGCCGATCCCGCAGGACGGCCTGCTAGCCGGGGCCCTGGGGCGCGTGGACGACGGCGACGTCTGGGAGACCCCCCTCGTCGCCGACGACAGCCGCGCGGTCGACGCGTGGCACGCCGCGCTCGTCTCGGCGACCCCCGGCTGGGTGGACCGGCTGATGGCCCTGCGCAACCGGCTCGTGCGCATGATCGGGATCGACCCCGTGCCGAACGGCTCCGCCGGCCCCGAGGCGGGCTTCCCGGTCCTCGCCCGGACCGACGACGAGATCCTGCTCGGCATCGACGACGTCCATCTCGCGTTCCGCGACAGCATCCGCGTCGTCGAGGCCGCCGTACGCGTCGGCACCGTCGTCGAGATCCGCAACGGCCGGGGCCGCGCCTCCTGGGCCGTGGTGCAACGCATCCACCCGCTCGTCGTCCGCGCACTGCTGCGCCGTGTGCCGGCGCCGGTGCGCTAA
- a CDS encoding HNH endonuclease produces the protein MTGNAWSCYTGVSDVVGDALYEDRPGSRYAYDSHVVNHLGISVGDVILIRDRHLVYGHAVVEDVEARPDEKTMLRCPRCTSSRLTERRVALPRFRCLADGFEFDEPLVEQKTVTAYTAHYESTWLDFDPPAPVRWLTDVYAGADRQNAIRRLDYGRALALIERFGGAEGQLHLNLLGAGQVPTGGHVDAVVRRRRGQHQFRERLLDRFGAVCAVTGPQPDAVLDAAHLRAFAVHEDHDLSGGLLLRADVHRLFDRLLLTIDTHDWTAQVAPKLVHRHPGLAELDGRPLQVAEHTLPRPDLLDVHRDAARARWRDLREAS, from the coding sequence GTGACGGGCAACGCCTGGAGCTGCTACACCGGCGTCTCGGACGTCGTCGGTGACGCCCTCTACGAGGACCGTCCGGGCAGCCGGTACGCCTACGACTCGCACGTCGTGAACCATCTCGGCATCAGCGTGGGCGACGTCATCCTGATCCGCGACCGGCACCTCGTCTACGGGCATGCGGTCGTCGAGGACGTCGAGGCGCGGCCCGACGAGAAGACGATGCTGCGCTGCCCGCGGTGCACGTCGTCGCGGCTGACCGAGCGGCGCGTGGCGCTGCCTCGGTTCCGGTGCCTGGCCGACGGGTTCGAGTTCGACGAGCCGCTGGTCGAGCAGAAGACCGTCACCGCCTACACGGCGCACTACGAGAGCACGTGGCTCGACTTCGACCCTCCTGCGCCCGTGCGGTGGCTGACCGACGTCTATGCCGGCGCCGACCGGCAGAACGCGATCCGCCGGCTCGACTACGGCCGGGCGCTGGCGCTGATCGAGCGGTTCGGCGGCGCCGAGGGGCAGCTGCACCTCAACCTGCTCGGCGCGGGTCAGGTGCCGACCGGGGGTCACGTCGACGCGGTCGTACGGCGCAGGCGCGGTCAGCACCAGTTCCGGGAGCGGCTGCTCGACCGCTTCGGTGCGGTCTGCGCGGTCACCGGTCCGCAGCCCGATGCGGTGCTCGACGCCGCACACCTGCGAGCGTTCGCCGTCCACGAGGACCACGACCTCAGCGGCGGGCTGCTCCTGCGTGCCGACGTGCACCGCCTCTTCGACCGGCTGCTGCTGACGATCGACACGCACGACTGGACGGCGCAGGTCGCCCCCAAGCTCGTGCACCGCCACCCCGGCCTGGCCGAGCTCGACGGGCGTCCCCTGCAGGTGGCCGAGCACACGTTGCCGCGCCCCGACCTGCTCGACGTCCACCGCGACGCCGCCCGCGCGCGGTGGCGTGACCTGCGCGAAGCCAGCTGA
- a CDS encoding anti-phage dCTP deaminase: protein MLIDSEAVANFEIVIGLVAPIGTDVDSLVAYLEASLEKVNYKTECLRLSGLLDETPSGRELPHTSSDPRYYEARMGAGDELRESLGSSDALAAYAIAKIRSTRFQRASSNEQTARHAWILRTIKHPEEIRLLRATYGRRFVLVSATASEASRRASILSGLRDASPESTQLDARVTELMLRDEQDPATPYGQHVRDAFALGDFFVDLDSAAGPRTELDRLVGLLFGEPFLTPRRDEQSMYLAFAASLRSADPGRQVGAVITTVDGEVLAVGSNEVPRAGGGEYWDGDKPDHRDFKLGSDFNRREVRRALQELLSVLSTEGHLATALSGLESRELLDEVVAKSGPGIDSTRIRNLIEFGRIVHAEMAAITDAARLGVPIKGSTLYTTAFPCHMCMRLIIASGIIRIVYVDPYPKSLAGEMYATEIRLKDEGGETRVAVDSFLGASWRVYPDVFQSVNRRRDPSTSRFEPWSRRDARMRLAELDPLLGSEALEAQVPLALEDRLRQLADSPADVGRSIDDVRTGAEPG, encoded by the coding sequence GTGCTAATCGACAGCGAAGCAGTTGCCAACTTCGAGATCGTGATCGGGCTGGTCGCGCCGATCGGGACAGACGTCGACTCACTCGTTGCATACCTTGAGGCTTCCCTCGAAAAGGTCAACTACAAGACGGAGTGCCTGCGCCTCAGCGGGCTGTTGGACGAGACACCAAGCGGTCGCGAGCTGCCTCACACCTCTAGCGACCCGAGGTACTACGAGGCCCGGATGGGCGCGGGCGACGAGCTTCGAGAGTCACTCGGATCCAGCGACGCCCTAGCCGCCTACGCGATCGCCAAGATCCGCAGCACTCGATTCCAGCGAGCTTCCTCCAACGAACAGACGGCTCGGCATGCATGGATCCTCAGAACGATCAAGCATCCTGAAGAGATCCGACTGCTGCGCGCGACATACGGGCGCCGCTTCGTGCTCGTCTCGGCCACGGCATCGGAGGCGTCTCGACGAGCGAGCATCCTGAGCGGACTGCGGGACGCAAGCCCCGAGAGCACCCAACTTGACGCACGTGTGACTGAACTTATGCTCCGAGATGAGCAGGACCCGGCCACGCCGTATGGACAACATGTCCGCGACGCCTTCGCGCTCGGTGATTTCTTCGTCGACTTGGACTCCGCGGCGGGGCCGAGGACTGAACTCGATCGATTGGTGGGCCTCCTCTTTGGTGAGCCGTTCCTCACCCCGCGGAGGGACGAGCAGAGCATGTACCTGGCATTCGCCGCATCGCTGCGTTCTGCCGACCCCGGTCGCCAGGTCGGAGCAGTCATTACCACGGTAGACGGCGAAGTGCTGGCGGTCGGATCGAACGAGGTTCCGAGGGCTGGCGGAGGGGAGTACTGGGACGGCGACAAGCCCGACCATCGGGACTTCAAGCTCGGTAGTGATTTCAACCGGAGAGAGGTACGACGGGCACTCCAGGAACTCCTCAGCGTACTGTCCACCGAGGGCCACCTGGCCACCGCGCTCAGCGGACTTGAGAGCCGTGAGCTCCTGGATGAGGTCGTCGCCAAGAGCGGTCCCGGAATCGACTCAACCCGCATACGCAACCTGATCGAGTTCGGCAGGATCGTCCACGCTGAGATGGCGGCGATTACAGACGCAGCCCGCCTCGGGGTGCCCATCAAGGGGTCGACCCTCTACACCACTGCGTTCCCGTGTCACATGTGCATGCGGCTGATCATCGCCTCAGGGATCATACGCATCGTCTACGTCGACCCCTACCCAAAGTCGCTCGCTGGGGAGATGTATGCGACTGAGATTCGACTGAAGGATGAGGGCGGTGAGACGAGAGTGGCCGTGGACTCGTTCCTCGGCGCATCGTGGCGCGTGTACCCGGATGTCTTCCAGTCCGTAAATCGGAGACGGGATCCCTCGACCTCCAGGTTCGAGCCCTGGTCGCGGCGCGATGCGAGGATGCGGCTGGCTGAGCTCGATCCCCTGCTCGGCTCGGAGGCCCTTGAAGCTCAAGTTCCTCTGGCACTCGAGGACAGACTGCGACAGCTGGCGGACAGTCCTGCGGATGTCGGACGTTCGATAGATGATGTGCGAACCGGAGCAGAACCTGGCTAG
- a CDS encoding NUDIX domain-containing protein — protein sequence MTAPDPTGRSLDDYPRPSVAVDTAVLTVERGALCVLLVRAPDAEPALAWRLPGTFLHVGETLADAVTRSLHQKAGVTGLHPQQLHVFDAPTRDDRGRVLSVAHLAVVRADRIPARDGNRLVPVADVPALPFDHGAIIGFAVAALRERYRTAPDPSGLVDAAEPDGSFTLRELRLVHEAVAGHRLPPDAFRRTMRHHLTETGRTSTGRRGKPAELYRARPGRSVPE from the coding sequence GTGACCGCGCCCGACCCGACGGGCCGCTCGCTCGACGACTACCCGCGACCGTCCGTCGCGGTGGACACCGCGGTCCTGACCGTCGAGCGCGGCGCGCTGTGCGTCCTGCTGGTCCGCGCGCCCGACGCCGAACCGGCGCTCGCCTGGCGCCTGCCCGGCACGTTCCTGCACGTCGGCGAGACCCTCGCCGACGCCGTCACCCGCTCCCTGCACCAGAAGGCCGGGGTCACCGGCCTGCACCCCCAGCAGCTGCACGTCTTCGACGCCCCCACCCGCGACGACCGCGGCCGCGTCCTGTCCGTCGCCCACCTCGCCGTCGTCCGGGCCGATCGCATCCCCGCCCGGGACGGCAACCGTCTCGTCCCCGTCGCCGACGTGCCCGCCCTGCCCTTCGACCACGGCGCCATCATCGGCTTCGCAGTCGCCGCCCTCCGCGAGCGCTACCGCACCGCCCCCGACCCCTCCGGCCTCGTCGACGCCGCCGAGCCCGACGGCTCCTTCACCCTCCGCGAGCTCCGCCTCGTCCACGAGGCCGTCGCGGGCCACCGCCTGCCCCCGGACGCCTTCCGCCGCACCATGCGCCACCACCTCACGGAGACTGGCCGCACGAGCACCGGCCGCCGCGGCAAGCCGGCCGAGCTCTACCGTGCGCGCCCCGGGCGGAGCGTCCCGGAGTAG
- a CDS encoding DUF429 domain-containing protein: MTRHVGIDLAWGTTARTGVAVLDEGGRLVHSSSVVTDAQIDDLLAEHVGTAPVVAAIDAPLVVPNATGMREAERLVTRHFGRFSAGAYPANRANPHFDPPRAECLAHRHGWATDPGVRPDDATSVAVEVYPHPAMVMLFGLDRVLPYKARRGRDVASRTAAWQLLLDHLDRVAGTLLGLPSNPRWAEIRHATATARRPVDLDRLEDEVDAIVCAYLAWLWHHEPERMVVLGTAADGYIVVPGLPDPHEARSRPTTPRRDPDAARRRAVDAVLAEMPMLTPEAAQRLVAIVSGELLA, encoded by the coding sequence GTGACGCGGCACGTCGGGATCGACCTCGCCTGGGGCACCACCGCGCGCACCGGCGTCGCCGTGCTGGACGAGGGCGGCCGGCTGGTGCACTCGTCGAGCGTGGTGACGGACGCGCAGATCGACGACCTGCTGGCCGAGCACGTCGGCACCGCGCCCGTCGTCGCGGCGATCGACGCCCCGCTGGTCGTCCCCAACGCCACGGGGATGCGGGAGGCCGAGCGGCTGGTCACCCGCCACTTCGGCCGATTCTCCGCCGGCGCGTACCCCGCCAACCGCGCCAACCCGCACTTCGACCCGCCCCGCGCCGAGTGCCTGGCGCACCGGCACGGCTGGGCGACCGACCCGGGCGTCCGCCCCGACGACGCCACATCCGTCGCCGTCGAGGTGTACCCGCACCCGGCGATGGTCATGCTCTTCGGGCTGGACCGCGTGCTGCCGTACAAGGCGAGGCGCGGCCGTGATGTCGCCTCCCGCACCGCCGCGTGGCAGCTGCTGCTCGACCACCTCGACCGCGTCGCCGGCACGCTGCTCGGCCTGCCCTCGAACCCGCGCTGGGCCGAGATCCGGCACGCGACCGCCACAGCCCGTCGACCGGTCGACCTGGACCGCCTCGAGGATGAGGTCGACGCGATCGTCTGCGCCTACCTGGCCTGGCTCTGGCACCACGAGCCCGAGCGCATGGTCGTCCTCGGCACGGCCGCCGACGGCTACATCGTGGTACCCGGCCTCCCTGATCCGCACGAGGCGCGCTCCCGGCCGACCACGCCACGCCGGGACCCGGACGCCGCCCGGCGACGGGCCGTCGACGCCGTGCTCGCCGAGATGCCCATGCTCACCCCCGAGGCAGCGCAACGGCTCGTCGCGATCGTGTCCGGCGAGCTCCTGGCCTGA
- a CDS encoding AAA family ATPase gives MVQGTGRGLSSRLPVWRVEASGVGPPEPAAEDDWRPPADWYRQVPAVAQVLDEGWDLSAVTVLVGENGAGKSTLVEGVAGAFGMGPEGGSTGSRHSTRPTESALADELKLLRGAGAPRRGFFLRAETMHGFYTYLEEHPGGSDPDFHEMSHGESFLALIGNRMMKPGFYVLDEPESALSFTGSLALLQHLHELASGGSQVLLSTHSPLLAALPGAQVWEVGEWGMRRCAWEDLELVQAWRGFLDSPQRYLRHVLT, from the coding sequence ATGGTGCAGGGGACGGGTCGAGGGCTGAGCAGCAGGTTGCCGGTGTGGCGGGTCGAGGCGTCCGGCGTCGGGCCGCCGGAGCCGGCTGCGGAGGACGACTGGCGGCCGCCCGCGGACTGGTACCGGCAGGTGCCCGCGGTGGCGCAGGTGCTCGACGAGGGGTGGGACCTGTCCGCGGTCACGGTGCTGGTGGGCGAGAACGGCGCGGGCAAGTCCACGCTCGTCGAGGGCGTCGCCGGGGCGTTCGGCATGGGTCCGGAGGGCGGGTCGACGGGGTCGCGGCACAGCACGCGGCCCACGGAGTCGGCGCTCGCGGACGAGCTGAAGCTGCTGCGGGGTGCCGGGGCACCGCGGCGGGGGTTCTTCCTGCGGGCCGAGACGATGCACGGGTTCTACACGTACCTCGAGGAGCACCCCGGCGGGTCCGACCCGGACTTCCATGAGATGTCGCACGGCGAGTCGTTCCTCGCGCTCATCGGCAACCGCATGATGAAGCCCGGCTTCTACGTGCTGGACGAGCCGGAGTCGGCGCTGTCGTTCACCGGCTCCCTCGCGTTGCTGCAGCACCTGCACGAGCTGGCGAGCGGCGGCTCCCAGGTGCTGCTGTCGACGCACTCGCCGCTGCTGGCGGCGCTTCCCGGTGCGCAGGTGTGGGAGGTCGGGGAGTGGGGGATGCGGCGGTGCGCGTGGGAGGACCTGGAGCTCGTGCAGGCCTGGCGCGGCTTCCTCGACTCCCCGCAGCGCTACCTGCGGCACGTCCTGACGTGA
- the pnuC gene encoding nicotinamide riboside transporter PnuC, with product MTQPTIDHPAATVRVSRAGAVRRTFIASGPPSARRDIAVSVVAAVLLTGASYGIGVLAGWIDAVGWLEAFAVATSYSCTILCIRQRRANYVVGAVSTAAYAVLFLQNGLLASALLNLYLTPQLVYGWFRWGRDEQTRPVTWLVRDRRWIPVYLGVTGAAYLGAIWLVGALGGRLVWADAAILAGSLLAQFLLDNKRIETWFVWVAVNVLAVGTYLSAGLVVAGLQYVVFVVTAVLGFRAWLRSTR from the coding sequence GTGACTCAGCCGACGATCGACCATCCCGCGGCGACCGTGAGGGTGTCCCGCGCGGGCGCCGTGCGCCGGACGTTCATCGCGTCCGGCCCGCCCTCCGCCCGGCGCGACATCGCCGTCTCGGTCGTCGCGGCTGTGCTGCTCACCGGGGCCAGCTACGGGATCGGCGTGCTCGCCGGGTGGATCGACGCGGTGGGCTGGCTGGAGGCCTTCGCCGTGGCGACGTCGTACTCGTGCACGATCCTGTGCATCCGCCAGCGGCGCGCCAACTACGTGGTCGGGGCGGTCAGCACCGCCGCGTACGCGGTGCTCTTCCTGCAGAACGGGCTCCTGGCGTCCGCGCTGCTGAACCTCTACCTCACGCCGCAACTCGTGTACGGGTGGTTCCGGTGGGGGCGGGACGAGCAGACGCGTCCGGTGACGTGGCTCGTGCGCGACCGGCGGTGGATCCCGGTCTACCTCGGTGTCACGGGCGCCGCGTACCTCGGGGCGATCTGGCTGGTCGGGGCCCTGGGCGGGCGCCTGGTCTGGGCGGACGCGGCGATCCTCGCCGGCTCGCTGCTGGCGCAGTTCCTGCTCGACAACAAGCGCATCGAGACGTGGTTCGTGTGGGTCGCGGTCAACGTGCTGGCGGTCGGGACGTACCTCAGCGCCGGCCTCGTCGTGGCGGGCCTGCAGTACGTCGTCTTCGTCGTCACGGCCGTGCTCGGCTTCCGTGCGTGGCTGCGGAGCACGCGATGA
- a CDS encoding type II toxin-antitoxin system HipA family toxin has translation MRSPQALAVILSGRLVAHVQRTRAGVLRLTYEDDARDPASTPLSLSLPPGVGTFSGALVEDFLGGLLPDNDRALRTIAARHGADARDPLSMLAAVGQDCAGAVQFCTPDEVEATTSPHGTLVPLSDADIEMRLAELRTDEDAGWVMPGEHWSLGGSQQKFALRRTPHGWCEAHGSSATSHIVKPGIYKMTAQALLEHVSMQAAAACGVDVAPTEYLSFKTEQALVVTRFDRSPGDDGDLVRLHQEDLCQALGVSEKYEERGGPSPRTLIQMLRDRSRTAADATTNVERFVDALVLNTAIAAPDGHARNYAVLLDADEVRLAPAFDVASGLAHSYRAGDDRRLAMSIAGELDPSAVTGDTWRRFADDNRLDPATVFDRVHRYAETIPGAMRAALDEVDDRDGSAKALAARLLPAVESHLAAVTRATR, from the coding sequence ATGAGGTCGCCGCAAGCCCTCGCCGTGATCCTCTCCGGACGCCTCGTGGCCCACGTGCAGCGCACCCGAGCGGGTGTCCTGCGCCTGACCTACGAGGACGACGCCCGCGACCCCGCCAGCACCCCGCTGTCCCTGTCGCTGCCGCCCGGCGTCGGCACCTTCAGCGGCGCGCTCGTCGAGGACTTCCTCGGGGGCCTGCTCCCCGACAACGACCGCGCGCTACGGACGATCGCCGCGCGTCACGGCGCCGACGCCCGCGACCCGCTCTCGATGCTCGCGGCGGTCGGCCAGGACTGTGCCGGTGCCGTGCAGTTCTGCACACCTGACGAGGTCGAGGCGACGACATCACCACACGGGACCCTGGTGCCGCTGTCGGACGCCGACATCGAGATGCGGCTGGCCGAGCTGCGCACGGACGAGGACGCCGGCTGGGTCATGCCCGGCGAGCACTGGTCGCTGGGCGGGAGCCAGCAGAAGTTCGCGCTGCGACGCACGCCTCACGGGTGGTGCGAGGCGCACGGATCGTCGGCGACGAGTCACATCGTCAAGCCGGGGATCTACAAGATGACGGCTCAGGCCCTGCTGGAGCACGTGTCGATGCAGGCCGCCGCCGCGTGCGGCGTCGACGTCGCCCCGACCGAGTACCTGTCCTTCAAGACCGAGCAGGCCCTCGTGGTCACGCGATTCGACCGGTCACCGGGCGACGACGGCGACCTCGTCCGGCTGCACCAGGAGGACCTGTGCCAGGCACTCGGGGTGAGCGAGAAGTACGAGGAGCGGGGCGGCCCGTCGCCCCGGACGCTCATCCAGATGCTGCGCGACCGGTCGCGCACGGCGGCAGACGCGACGACGAACGTCGAGCGCTTCGTCGACGCCCTGGTCCTCAACACGGCGATCGCCGCACCGGACGGCCACGCACGCAACTACGCCGTGCTGCTCGACGCCGACGAGGTGCGCCTGGCGCCGGCCTTCGACGTCGCCTCCGGCCTCGCGCACTCGTACCGGGCCGGAGACGACCGCCGCCTGGCGATGAGCATCGCCGGCGAGCTCGACCCCTCCGCCGTCACCGGCGACACCTGGCGCCGGTTCGCGGACGACAACCGGCTCGACCCTGCCACCGTGTTCGACCGGGTCCACCGGTACGCGGAGACGATCCCCGGTGCGATGCGCGCAGCGCTGGACGAGGTGGACGACCGGGACGGCTCGGCGAAGGCCCTGGCCGCCAGGCTGCTGCCCGCGGTCGAGTCGCACCTGGCGGCCGTCACCCGCGCCACTCGGTAG
- a CDS encoding helix-turn-helix domain-containing protein — translation MSGDRLLPARSLPRLGETIRTLRRERATTQAALAATAGVSRRWVGEVEAGTRTNIELDRVLRVLDALDASLVVRDDRATR, via the coding sequence ATGAGTGGAGACCGGCTGCTGCCCGCGAGGTCGCTCCCTCGCCTCGGCGAGACCATCCGGACGCTGCGGCGCGAGCGCGCGACCACGCAGGCCGCGCTCGCCGCGACGGCGGGCGTCTCCCGACGCTGGGTCGGGGAGGTGGAGGCAGGGACGCGCACGAACATCGAGCTGGACCGCGTGCTCCGCGTCCTCGATGCCCTCGATGCGTCTCTCGTGGTCCGCGACGACAGGGCCACGCGATGA
- a CDS encoding AAA family ATPase has protein sequence MAAEHAMTGDARPGADRAWVLLTALPPTTGHEDLVRFAALAAREVHVVLCTQPSEPMPAERHAAVRAMAARLDPHGAVHVHHVHEEMPQEPADTPDFWPMWRRLLVGFGARPGDLVVASEPYGTELAAVIEGRFLPYDPGRLANPAKATRLREAPIEHFADLLDEFAPVLRKRVTLFGAESVGKTTLTRRLEERGLAVAQPEWARPYLELDAVGPDVTAAKMRAIWHGQLAQQRAAEAIAARRRRPFVVQDTDLYSTVGYWLLKGEEFGEPDVPAGLWADAAAHASDLYVILGQDPVPFAADPLRYGGDRRETTDQFWIDLCEQVGVPWVLVDENGLQAREERVVAELLRLFGTPLAYRRRGSEYAPAAVAP, from the coding sequence GTGGCTGCGGAGCACGCGATGACCGGCGACGCCCGCCCCGGGGCCGACCGTGCGTGGGTGCTGCTCACCGCCCTCCCGCCGACGACCGGGCACGAGGACCTCGTGCGGTTCGCCGCCCTGGCCGCGCGCGAGGTCCACGTGGTGCTGTGCACGCAGCCCAGCGAGCCGATGCCCGCAGAGCGGCACGCCGCGGTGCGCGCGATGGCGGCCCGGCTCGACCCGCACGGAGCCGTGCACGTGCACCACGTCCACGAGGAGATGCCGCAGGAGCCGGCCGACACCCCCGACTTCTGGCCGATGTGGCGCCGCCTCCTCGTCGGTTTCGGCGCCCGCCCGGGCGACCTCGTCGTCGCGTCCGAGCCGTACGGCACCGAGCTCGCGGCCGTGATCGAAGGTCGTTTCCTGCCGTACGACCCCGGCCGCCTCGCCAACCCCGCCAAGGCCACCCGCCTCCGCGAGGCGCCGATCGAGCACTTCGCCGACCTGCTCGACGAGTTCGCACCGGTGCTGCGCAAGCGCGTGACCCTGTTCGGCGCCGAGTCGGTCGGCAAGACCACGCTGACCCGGCGCCTGGAGGAGCGCGGCCTCGCCGTCGCGCAGCCGGAGTGGGCGCGCCCCTACCTCGAGCTCGACGCCGTCGGCCCCGACGTCACCGCGGCGAAGATGCGCGCGATCTGGCACGGACAGCTCGCCCAGCAGCGGGCCGCCGAGGCGATCGCGGCCCGCCGGCGCCGGCCGTTCGTCGTCCAGGACACCGACCTGTACTCCACCGTCGGGTACTGGCTGCTCAAGGGCGAGGAGTTCGGCGAGCCCGACGTGCCCGCGGGCCTGTGGGCCGACGCCGCCGCGCACGCGAGCGACCTCTACGTGATCCTCGGTCAGGACCCCGTGCCGTTCGCCGCCGACCCCCTGCGCTACGGCGGCGACCGCCGTGAGACCACCGACCAGTTCTGGATCGACCTGTGCGAGCAGGTCGGCGTGCCCTGGGTGCTGGTCGACGAGAACGGGCTCCAGGCGCGGGAGGAGCGCGTCGTCGCCGAGCTCCTGCGCCTGTTCGGCACCCCGCTGGCCTACCGCCGCCGCGGGTCGGAGTACGCGCCCGCCGCGGTCGCACCGTGA
- a CDS encoding RidA family protein, producing MEITRLQPAGLVVSPAFSHVAVVPPGATTIYLGGQNGVDETGALVSPDVGAQASRALDNAAVALVAAGATLADVVQWTVLIAADADLGAAYGAIAHRLGGSGAPPLVTAARVAGLGVPGALIEVSAVAATVPARQD from the coding sequence ATGGAGATCACCCGCCTGCAGCCGGCCGGGCTCGTCGTGAGCCCGGCGTTCAGCCACGTCGCCGTCGTGCCTCCGGGCGCGACGACGATCTACCTCGGCGGTCAGAACGGCGTCGACGAGACCGGTGCGCTCGTCTCGCCCGACGTGGGAGCCCAGGCCTCCCGCGCCCTCGACAACGCCGCCGTCGCGCTCGTCGCCGCGGGCGCCACGCTCGCCGACGTCGTGCAGTGGACCGTCCTCATCGCTGCCGACGCCGACCTCGGCGCCGCCTACGGCGCCATCGCCCACCGCCTCGGCGGGTCGGGCGCCCCGCCGCTCGTCACCGCCGCCCGCGTGGCGGGCCTCGGCGTCCCCGGCGCCCTCATCGAGGTCAGCGCCGTCGCGGCGACGGTGCCCGCGCGGCAGGACTGA